The sequence below is a genomic window from Candidatus Babeliales bacterium.
AAGATACTGATTATTTCTAAAAGCTGAGCGTTGCGTAAAATTTTTTCGTCGGTGTTGCCTGTTGTGTGCAGCAAGTGCAAAATGCACAGCATTTTTAGGAGTGATAAATCATTCTGAAAAAGCTCTTTATAATCAAGCACTGACAAATAATGTGCCAAATGCATAAAGTTATTTTCGGCAGGGCTTTGGAGCGGAATAATGTAGTAACAAAGCTCCAAAAGATGGTGAACCCAGGTGATGTCATCGTTTGAAGCGATTGACGGCAGTGCCAAGATGGTAACATTGTTGGTACTGTAGGCATGTTCGCCTCGCGCTTGGACGGTGAGAGAGACCAGCATGCCGGGCCAGAGTTTTTCGCAAGAGGCTTTATTGTTAACAAAAATGCTTATTTTGCCCAAAGGTGCCGTAAGTAAAGATATTTTTGGTTGAGAAGGTAAGAACTTTTTAATGACAAAACCAGCAATGGTGGCGTCTTTGGGCATGGGGCTTCCTTGGGGTGTTTTTGTGCTACTACTCTCATACTATACCCGCAATCGTATAAAATTGGGCGCTTATTATGCAATATTTGTTATGAATTTTCTATGTTGGCGTACTGGCCGCTTTTTTTTGAACAAAAAACAAGCAAGCAAAAAGCCTATCTTCTAGCGTTCTTTTTCGGGATAATTCTTAACACTTGACTAAATTATTTACTATTTGGCTATAATTTAGTTAGATAGGCTTATAATTAAGTAAAATTTTACAAGGGGTTGGTTATGCTGCATGGATTAATTTGGCTCATGGTAAGTTTGGGGGCGGCCAGTGTACCCGTTTCAGTACACGGTTTTTGTATCGACAAGCCCCAGGTAATTAAGCGTTTTGATCATGTTCCAGGACAAGATACGCTTGCACAGGTAATTAAAAAGTCCTTTGCTCCTGTTGCCGAACCATTAGTTGGTAGAGTTACGGTGCTTACTGATCCAATTTCATTGCAAAGGGCTGCTCAAGATACACTGACGTATATGGAAAAGTATGCGATTACACATGCTAAGTTGTTTGGTTCGCCTGCCTTTGCCAGTCATGTTGCATCGGCCAAAAAAGCACAAGAAACCTTGAGTTATCTTGTGCAGCTTATTGAGCAGGATAAAAAAAAGGGTGTGTTTAGAGTGTGTGACCCTAAATTTTTGAATAAAAATTTTTCTTTTCATCGGTGGTCTGGCGATGCCGGTGGGGCTAAGCAAGATGGCGACTATTTTATGTTAGACGGAAAGAAGAATTTTACGCACGAAGTTGATGGTAAAATTAGATTAACACATTATGCCATTTATAACTTTTCGGGTAGTTATGTAAAAACTAAAGAGCATACGCATGCATTGTATGGTTTGACCAGTGAGGCTATACCACCCTGCTCAAAACATGAAATTTTTGCAGGAGCATTGGAAGCTGATGAATATAAAGATGTTGTTAAGCCTCTTGTTTGGTTTACCAAAAAAGCTGTGAGTGAAGCCATGATGCAGGGAACTATTGTGGCACATATGCCAGATGGCCGTCAGCGTGTGTTTATGATTCATAAAAATAATAAAATACGCTATCAAAAGAAGCTTAAGCGAAGCGGCAAAAACCAAACCTATTGGTTTTTTCAAGAAGCTGATGCACAAGCCGCGCCAAAATATATTAAAAAATTTAATTATCGAGCTAATGTTGTTTTTGCTGGAGATATAAAAACAATTGGGTTAGGTAAGCTAATTGCCATTAATTACACAAACACGCTTACTGGCAAGCGAGAAATTCGTTTAGGGGTATTGGCTGACACGGGTGGTGCGTTTACCGATAATCTTTATCAACTCGATCTTTTTGCCGGTATTTACAGCAGTAAGACGGCGCTTTATTTTCATATGAAGCAAATGCCTAATGTGACCGAAGCCTTTATTTTGTCTAAAAAATAAGAAATTAGTTGTAAAAAAAGCCCCGAATTTCGGGGCTTTTTTTAGTTTTAGATCAGGAATTTTTACCAGGCATAGTTCATCGTCAAATGAAATTCATGTGCCGATTCATTTTGACTCTTTTTGCGATCAAGCTTGAAGCCCCAGTCGATCTTTGCAGGGAATGGGTTAACCAAATTCAAACCAAAGCCAACTGAATGGCGAGGCTGAAACTTGTCGCGCTTGATGTAGGACGTATCAGGAATGTCGTTTTTTGGGGTGTCCCAACCGCAACCAGCGTCGTAAAAGAAATGTGCTTTCATTGAATAGTCTGGGATAAGAGGAAAAATAAGCTCTGTGCTAAACAAGAAGGCATTTTGTGCGCCTAAAGGACTACCTTCTGAAGTGTCGCCAGCTTCTTTCCATGCTGGGCCTGCGCCACCAAATACGTGACCACGAATGGTGTTTTGACCGCCCATGTGGAACAATTCTTTGTATGGTGTAAGTTTTGTGTGGCCGCCTAGTGAGCGAACGGCACTTAAGCGCATTTGTGTGCCCAGTACTAAGGTATCTTTGCCAATCAGTGCTGTGTAACAGCTGGCGTGAGCTTCACCCTTTAAGAATGCAAATTCGTCATTTAAACCAGGGAGCGCTGTTTTGGTGGTGATAGTAAGCTTGTACCCTTCGTTTGGATAAATCTGATGATTACGCGTGTCTTTGATCAAATCAAGGCCTAACCAATTGAGCGTTCCTTCTTGGAAAGAACGGTTTACGATAGGCGCAAACGTTGCGTCAGTAGTGGTAATTTTGTTTTTGTTGCGAATATTTTCTATACCAATATCCAGCAAGAGCTGCAGGCGCTTGTCAATTTGTGGCATTCTGAAGCCAAACCGTGTATGTCCGCCGGTTACAATTTGGACCGGTGAACGGTTAAGGCTGCGCCATTGTTCGTATTCGTCCCAACGTTTATAAAAGTAAAACGCCCCAGAAATATTGGAATCAAAAAGATAGGGATCTATAAAACGCAATTCAAATTTTTGAAAACGTCGTCTGCTTGCTTGCACTAAGCCGCCAACTTCCCAACCAAGTCCAAACAAGTTGCTTTTTTCAAGAACCAACATGCCGCGCAGCGATGGGCGTGGGTTAAAGCGGTCGGTACCGTAACTCATTTGGAAGTTAAAGCTACCGGTTTTTGCTTCGCGTACGTTCATTTCAAGATCTGCTAATTCGTCGGTGATGCGGTGAATTTTCCAGTTTACGCCATCGCGTTCAAAAAAGCTTAAGTATTCAACGCTTGCTTTTGAGCGCGTTAATTTTTTAGACGTAATCATTTCGCCTTCAACAAGGTCCAATTGGCGGCGAATAACCTTGTCTCGTGTAGCATGGTTACCGGTAATTTCTATGCGATTAACATACATTTGTTTGCCGCGGTCAACGTTGAAAACAATAGCAACTTCTTTGGTATCTTCATTTGGCTTAACTTGTGGATAGACGTCAGCAAAAATATAGCCCTTTTCTCCCCATAGCTCGCGCAGCTTTCCAATCGTTTTTATCAATTTTGATTGAGAAAATGGTTCGCCCTCTTTAATGTCTATGTAAGGCTTTAACTCATCGTCTGAAAATACTTCATCGCCATGTGCGCTTACTGAGCTTACCGTAAACAAGTCGCCTTCGCTGATATTAAAGGTAATCGAAACATCCCGTTTATTTGGTGAGAAGTCGACGTCGGTTTTCGTTACTTTTGCAGTTAGATAACCATGATCGCGATAGAAATATTCAATACGGTGCTTGTCGGCATCGAGTTGCTCTTCGCTATAACTTCCCGCTTGGTCCATAAAGCCCAAGAGCCAGTTTTCTCGCGTGAATAATGGTTTATTGAGTCGGTTAGCAGCTATTTTGTCGTTACCTTTAAAGTTAACAAACTTAACTGATGAGGTAGGGCCTTCGTGAATAGTCAGCTCTGCCGTCATTTTATTAGGATTTTTTTCGTTGGGTGTCAGTTTGGTTTCGATAGTTACAAAGTGCTTATGTTCTTCAACATACATTTTTTTAATTTGTTCGCAGATTCCTTTGAGCGTTTCTTCATCGATGGCAGTTATTTTTGCGCTATCGATTTTTTCTTTAATTTTTTTTGTTTCAAGCTTTTTATTGCCTTTGATGTGCAAATCTTCTAAAAGCTTCTTTTCTTCAACAGTAACAATCAAAACCATTGATTCACTATCAATTTCTTCGCCCTCCAGCTTTATTTTTCTGAAGTGGCCCAGGGCGTAGAGGTTATTGATGGCAAGTTCACTTTTTTGAGCATCAAAAACATCGTTAACGCGGTAGGGAATACTGTTCAGAATAAGCTCTTGTTTTACCGTTTTGTTGCCTTCAACGATAATTTCTTTGATAGTATAAGTTTTCGTAGCATGTTTGCTTGGGCCGTGTGCGTACACTTTTTGCGTAGTGATTGGGCAAAAAAATGCAATAAGAGCGCTTACTACAAACATCCTCGACATGCGAGAAATCATGAACTTTCTCCTTGTGTAGCCAGAATGGTGTTTCATTTTTTTATTAGTGATTACATCCTTAGACAACTAGGAATTCATGATACAATGTGGATAAAAAAAAGCTATTATTTTTTCTGTCCAATACTACATGAGATGACGATAAATGGCCTCAAAGCCTGTTGGCTCAGACAGATCGGGTGGTTCCCATTTTTTAAATTCTTCTTTTATTGCTTCAATTAAACTCATTGGCATACAGATGCTACTTTCAGAAAATGTTTGCTGATGCCGGTGAAGCACGATGTGCAATAAATTATTTTTTTTACTGATATTAATGTCGACATCAGTGAGTGTTGGTTTTTTTCCAAGAACATTGAGCAGCATTGGCATAAGGACCACAGCGGGCAGTGGTGAAAGGAAAAAAGTGTTTGGATCATTATCTGCTGGTTTCCAGGTTATAAACCACAATTCTTTGTGTGTTGGATCTTTAGTTTTTCGTGTAAAAATACTACTTAGAGCTTCTAGCCACGATGATTTTTTTCCTTCTGTTTGCGGTTGTTCTGTTGATTGACGATCACACATAATTTTTACTTGTGTAATCTTTTTTGCTGCCTTGTTGATAATTGATGTGTGAAAACGCTGGTTGCTGTAATATTGCTTGGTGGTAAACCAATCGATTTGTTGGATAATATCTTCTGACGAGTAGAAGTTATAAATTTTCTTAAAAATATTTGAAAGAGCAAAATATTCAGTTTCAGGTTGAATTGGGGTTCCCAGCAAAATGAGCTCATCAACAACTAAATTTTTGTTAGTTGGTAGGTAATCGAAGAGTTTTTGGCCTTTTTTACTAAAAGCATTTTCTTGAGTTGGCAACTGGTTAATAAGTAAAAACATCTCTTTAAGTGACTCATGTTCTTCATAAATGGGAGAAAATGCTTGCTCAGGCTTGTAAGAGCTGGCGTTTAAGATCTTTGCAATACCGCCAAGGTTAAGCGATAGGTTGCCGCCGTGACTGTGAGCAATAATTCTAATATTTACTTTAAGGCCTTCTTTGCTTAATCGTTCTTGTTCTTCGGCCAAGCTGTTATAAAAACGAATTGCTTCAGAGCGTCTGCGCTGTTGGCTCATCAGTCCGCTCCAGCCAAAAGTATAAAAAAGATTTTTTTCTTTGCCTGCGGTCGCATGCTGGGCAATTGTTTCGTAAGCTTGCGATAAAGGAAATGCGGCAAAGCGGTCGCTGGTTGAAAGATTAACATCAAGGGTTGTTGGTATTGCTACCAGGCCGCGATTTAAAATAAATTGGTCCTTAAAAAAATAAGGATCTTTGCGCATCTTTTTATTTACCATACGGTAGCGACTATCTTTTAGATCATCGTCCAAAACCTTTTTTGCGCTTAAAAGGCTCATGAGAGAGCCAAAGGTGCCGTGCACAAATACCGTCATCCAGGCTTCTTCTTGAGCTATGAGTTGTTCTGGAGGTGTTAGAGGCTTTCTTTTGTGCAAGAGGCTTCGTAGTTTAAGCAAGGCATTGTTAATATGGAGGCGCAACGGTTTGTGGGTTATAGCAAGCCCCAGCAAACTTGCTAGTACAAGAATGACAATAAACGTGCGGGACATTTTTTTTGAATTCACGGTATTGGGCCTTATTTTTTTATAAAAAAAGCTCTTTTTTTTTAGACTAACCTATTTTTGAGTGATCAGAAAAGAAGCTCATAATTTTTATCTCTTTAGTTTGATAGTACCAGCTATTTTTTCAAATATTTTTTTAAATCAGGGATACGACTGTATTGATAGCCAGAGGTTTTTTATTTCAAATTGATATTTGGTTGATATTGGTGGGCGATTTTTTTAAACTTAAACATGAGGTTATAAAGATGTATCAATACTAAGGGGTTGGTGGGGAAATCATGATTAAAAGTAAAAAAGTTATTGTTAGTACCATACTTGTTGTTTTTATGCACGTTTTTGTTGTAACACAGCTCGTGGGTCAACAAGCAGCTATTGATGCCTTGCGGGAGCAGGCTGCGCTTGAAGTCAAAAGAATTGAAGAAAGTGCTGTATCTCAAAATAGTATACTTAAGGGCGAGACAGCTCGTCAGATTCGTGAAATTAAAGCTCAGGTTGAACAAAAAATAGCTCAAGTTCGGAATGATGCTGAACAAATGACTGCTCAGCTTAAGCAAGAAATTGAAGCTAAAGCTTTTCAACTTAAATACAACGCAGAAAAAGAAAAATTAATTATTATGAGTCAGGCTGAACAAAGAGCTCTTGAATTGCGGGCTGAAGAGCAGCGTCGCCAGTTGGAAGAAAAATTTCAAAAAAACATCACACTGGATAGCAAAATGACAAGCTTTGGAACAAAGAATTTTTCTTTTGATCTGTCGTCGATGGCGCGCGTACCAGAGCTTTTGCCAGTGCGCTCTACTGGGCAGAGCCAAGAGGTTTCTGCCGAGTGGCGAAATAAGATTTCCAAAGATTTTTATAATGATATGTCGTTTATGAAAAGTATTATCACCGAGGGTGAAACAATTGATCAAGTGGATGATTTTGCTCAGCGTTTTAAAAAACAAAATTTGTGGTTTGACCAAACGCTTAGTTCTACGCGTTCTATGGCCGATCAGTCGTACAAACAACTTTTGGATAAACAAGCAACGTTGCAAAGTATTGTGCAAGCCCAGAAAAAAGCTGATTTATTTTTAGACAAAATGAGTGCAAAAATTGCGTTGTCCGATGCTCAAAAAAAGAAAGCTCGTCTGACTATTTTATATGATATCAACGAGCGTATTCAGCAAGAAAGAGAAAAAACTGGTAGTTTGGAGCGGCCGGTAGATCTTGATCAAGAAACGGTCAACACCCTCTCTCAACGTGCACTGGAAGAATATTCGCTGCAATTTAAAGCAATAAATGCTGATTTGTCTGATGTTGAAATGAAAGAAAGTAAGACTGTTCATGTTGTTCCTGTTATGGTGCAAAAGTTGCAAGGCGAGCTTGATCAGATTAAAGCAGAGCTTGAATCAACCCGCAATACGCTTGAAAAAATGCGTATGGATAAAACAGAATTAAAAAACAAGATGACAAAAGAAATAAAAACAAAAACGGAAGAATGGCTTGATCTTGAGATTCAACTTCGTCAGGAACGGGGCAACTTAAAGCATGCTCAACAGGAAATGACTGCTGCGCTTAAGCGCATGGAGCAATCGGTAACAGAAAAAGAAGTATTGCATGCTCAGTTGAAGGCAAAAGCACAAGAAAACGATACTTTGCGAGAAACGCTTAAAAAATCAGAAGAAAATGTTGGTCAGATACTTGATCAGGCTGGCCAGGCAAAAGAGCGAGCTTACCAAGCCGAAGAACGTGCAAGATTGGCTGAGGAGCGTGCTCGCTTGGCTCAAGAACGTGTAAAAGAAGTTGAAGAGGACGCTGACGAAGAAGCACAGGCTTTGGAAGATGATATTGCGCAAGCAAATCAACAGGCTCGGGAAGCTATTAAGCGAGCCGAATTGGCCGAAAAGAGAACAGAAGATGTTGCTACAAAGGCACAAGAACAACAAGAGCGTAGTCAGCGCCAGCAAGAGCGCGACAAAAAAGAAGCTGCAGAGCAGCGCAAAGCAGCTATTGAAGATACTAAGCAATTGTTGGTACCGCACATTGAAGAAGAAAGACAACGACGTCTTGAATTAAAGATTCAACTTGAACAAGCGATTCAGCAAGCGCAAAAGTTTGAGAAAAAAGCAGGGCAACTTGAAGTTGAGGTTCGATCAATGCAAGATCGTGTCAGTCAGGCACGCAAAGACGCTGACCAAGCGCGTGTATTAGTTAAAGAACAGGCAACATTGCGCCAAGAGGCTGAAAAGCATAAAGTCTTGGTAGAAGAGCTTGCCGGCCAAATGATTGAATCGATTAATGTGTACCTTGAACAAGAGCGTAGTGCGCACAAGGCCCGAGAAGCTCAATTAATGGATAAAGCATCAGTTCTTAAATTTAAAAAGATATCTCTCACAGATGAAAAACGTGAATTACAAGAGTTACAAGAAGAGTCGGCTCGTGCCCTTGAAGAGCGAGAAAAACATAAGCAGGCTGTTGAAGAGCGTTTACGTTTAGCGCAAGATAATCTTGAGAGCCTTGAAGAAGAAAATGCTAACTTACAAGCCGAAAGCTTAGAGCGAGGTCAGCTTGAAGATGTGCGAGAACGTGTGAATCAAGAACGTGAGCATCTGAGTGCAGCGCAGGAAGAGCTGCATAAAACGCGTCAGCAACTTGAGCAGGAGCGTAAGCTTGTTGAGCAAAGAAAAGGTCAACTTGTTCAAAAACAAGAACAAATGTTTCAAAAACAAAGTCAGATTCTTCAAGAGCAAGAACGAGTTGCGCAAGAACGCGCACAGATAAATCGAGAACGAGAAAGCGCACGACGCAGGCGTGCTGAGTTGGCAGCAAAAGCGCATGACGAAGTGTTACCCATGGAGCCTGAAGATAGTAAAATTCTTGCGATGATACCTGAAAAGTCTGGTAATGAGGATATTTCTGATGAGCTTGAACGTGACCAAGAAGAAGAAGCAATGAGTAGCTCGGCGTTGGAAGTAGTCCAAAATCAGGAAGAGGAAACTATAGCTACAACTGAATAAGAAGTGCAATAGATTAATAGATTTTGTGAGAAGTGCGTTATTTTTATGGTACATGCATTTATTGCCAAAATTGAATCTTTTGAGAATACTCTTGATCTTTGGCTGGGAAGTTCGTACATTGAATTTTTTGAAATGTTGGTTGAGTTGCAAGCCTGAAGCATGCGAAAAAAAGTTTGATTATGCGCATCATTTGCATGTAAGATATTTTTTGATAGTCTAGTCTTGTGCTCATGGTTATGTTAGCGAGAGTAGAGGAGAACGTATGAAGTGCCCCAAGTGCGGTGGTTTAATGATCATGCAATCGTTCTTTGATCACTTCATTAACTTTGAGGGCTGGAAGTGCCTGAATTGTGGCAAAATTATTGAAAAGCGTGAAAATACAATTAGGGATGATGCTTTTAGTCTCTTTTATCAGCGACAGAAGATCAAAAAACAAAATAATTAGCAACATATTATGACGATATTTTTTGTGAGTATTCAAGGAGGCTATCAGGGCCTCTATCTAGCGCTTTTTCGTGAACAAGTATGCTTGCAAGAGCTCTTTAAAAACGATAAACGCGCAAGTTCTGAGTTGGTGCCATATATGCAGGAATTATTGCAAGATCATAATCTTACGTTAGCCGATCTTGCTTTTATTGCCGTAGACAAAGGGCCGGGTGCTTTTACCTCGTTACGAGTCATTTTAGCAACCGTTAATGGCATTGGCTTGGCTGCCAACAAGCCGTTGATTGGCGTTAATGGCTTGCAAGCATTGTCTGATCAGGTGCGCGAGTCCATTCAACAACAGCCAAAAAATTTTGTTTTATTGCTTAATGCTTATAATGACGATGTTTACTATGCGCTCGAAATGGTTGGCAAAGACCGTGAAGAGGGTTGTGAAAAAATTCAAGATCTTCTTGAGCGGCTTAAAAAAGAATATGCTGAGCAGGTAGTAATTTTTGCAGGAAACGCTGTTGGACTGCATGCAAAAATAATTAAAGAAATGTTGCTTCACGCGCAGTTACTTGAAGAATTCCCCGTTGCTTCGGCTCGTTTTGTTGGGTTAAGAGCATACGCTGATTGGCTAGAACAAAAAAACATAACGACAAAAATTGAGCCTCATTATCTTAAGACGCAATATTTTTCTTTAAAAAAACCACCGATTTGATTATTTTCTGAGTAAGCTTCGTAACATGCCCAGGCCCACAATTGCTGCATCGCGTGAGCGCAAAATGCTGGTTGTGAGTGCATAACTGGTAAACCCGTTACTAGTCAGGGCTGCAAGTTCTGCATCAGTTAGGCCTCCTTCTGCGCCAAAAATAACGTTGAGATATGCTGGTGGTGTTGCAGTTGGTAGCAAACTGGCAGGCTGACCTTGAGCATCAAAAACAATGTTGATGCTGTTGGTGCAGCGCGTACATAAATCGCCATCGCTGATGATTTGTGAAAGTTCCTGCGCAGGCGCAAAC
It includes:
- the bamA gene encoding outer membrane protein assembly factor BamA, with the protein product MISRMSRMFVVSALIAFFCPITTQKVYAHGPSKHATKTYTIKEIIVEGNKTVKQELILNSIPYRVNDVFDAQKSELAINNLYALGHFRKIKLEGEEIDSESMVLIVTVEEKKLLEDLHIKGNKKLETKKIKEKIDSAKITAIDEETLKGICEQIKKMYVEEHKHFVTIETKLTPNEKNPNKMTAELTIHEGPTSSVKFVNFKGNDKIAANRLNKPLFTRENWLLGFMDQAGSYSEEQLDADKHRIEYFYRDHGYLTAKVTKTDVDFSPNKRDVSITFNISEGDLFTVSSVSAHGDEVFSDDELKPYIDIKEGEPFSQSKLIKTIGKLRELWGEKGYIFADVYPQVKPNEDTKEVAIVFNVDRGKQMYVNRIEITGNHATRDKVIRRQLDLVEGEMITSKKLTRSKASVEYLSFFERDGVNWKIHRITDELADLEMNVREAKTGSFNFQMSYGTDRFNPRPSLRGMLVLEKSNLFGLGWEVGGLVQASRRRFQKFELRFIDPYLFDSNISGAFYFYKRWDEYEQWRSLNRSPVQIVTGGHTRFGFRMPQIDKRLQLLLDIGIENIRNKNKITTTDATFAPIVNRSFQEGTLNWLGLDLIKDTRNHQIYPNEGYKLTITTKTALPGLNDEFAFLKGEAHASCYTALIGKDTLVLGTQMRLSAVRSLGGHTKLTPYKELFHMGGQNTIRGHVFGGAGPAWKEAGDTSEGSPLGAQNAFLFSTELIFPLIPDYSMKAHFFYDAGCGWDTPKNDIPDTSYIKRDKFQPRHSVGFGLNLVNPFPAKIDWGFKLDRKKSQNESAHEFHLTMNYAW
- the tsaB gene encoding tRNA (adenosine(37)-N6)-threonylcarbamoyltransferase complex dimerization subunit type 1 TsaB, which translates into the protein MSIQGGYQGLYLALFREQVCLQELFKNDKRASSELVPYMQELLQDHNLTLADLAFIAVDKGPGAFTSLRVILATVNGIGLAANKPLIGVNGLQALSDQVRESIQQQPKNFVLLLNAYNDDVYYALEMVGKDREEGCEKIQDLLERLKKEYAEQVVIFAGNAVGLHAKIIKEMLLHAQLLEEFPVASARFVGLRAYADWLEQKNITTKIEPHYLKTQYFSLKKPPI